The sequence ATCGCACAACCAAACTTAAAATCGAAAATAAATCAAACGGGCGTGATGTGGTGTGCCCGCTTGGCGATGATGCGCCGCACGCCATGAATTTATTGTGGAATTTTCTTGCCGAACAGCAAACCGGCTATTCGCATCTGGTTGCTTTCGGTGGCACAACGCCGTTAATTGCCGGTTCGGTTTATACAGCGTGGTCGCGGGTGCCGCTTGTCACCTTGATTCGCGGCAATGATTTCGATGCGGCAATCTTTTCCGTAAAACGGCAGGATGTGTTGCGCGAAGCTTTGAAAAAATCGGCGCAGGTTTGCGTGGTCAGCCGCGATAAAGCGCAAAAGATCAGGGCGTTGTTTCCTGAGATTCAACCCATTTGGATTCCCAATGGTATTGATCTGGATGAATGGGAACTGTTGCCATCGCATAGCGCGCGCGCAGCGCATTGGCGCAGTGAAAATGTTGCGGCGGGTCGTCGCGTACTAGGCATGTTCGGGCACATCAAACAAAAAAAGGGTGGCTTGTTTTTTTTAGAAACGCTTTTGGATTCGGGACTCGCGGATAAATTTCATCTGCTTTTTGTTGGCGAACTCGACGCGATGGTCATTGAATTTTTACAAACCCATGAAAGTGAAATTGCCCACAGTATTTTTCCATTTGTTGACCGTTATGAATTGTTGCCACATTACGCCGTCTGTGACTTGGTAGCTATTGCGTCGTTTTATGATGGGTTGCCGAATGTTTTGCTGGAAGCGGCGGCGCTTGCTGTGCCGCTCCTGGCTGCAAAAGTTGGGGGAATGGCTGA comes from Acidobacteriota bacterium and encodes:
- a CDS encoding glycosyltransferase family 4 protein gives rise to the protein MNDQRISQLHLLWLTENYFPSRGGMAESCDRIVHSLRQAGVNIDVAHFSHRTTKLKIENKSNGRDVVCPLGDDAPHAMNLLWNFLAEQQTGYSHLVAFGGTTPLIAGSVYTAWSRVPLVTLIRGNDFDAAIFSVKRQDVLREALKKSAQVCVVSRDKAQKIRALFPEIQPIWIPNGIDLDEWELLPSHSARAAHWRSENVAAGRRVLGMFGHIKQKKGGLFFLETLLDSGLADKFHLLFVGELDAMVIEFLQTHESEIAHSIFPFVDRYELLPHYAVCDLVAIASFYDGLPNVLLEAAALAVPLLAAKVGGMADVLTDAENSLLFYPGDAHQCRAAIERAATVSDETLKQMGESARLLVQTRLTSEIERENYLRMFLETPGNLPAYDFADEENLVREG